Proteins from a single region of Segatella copri:
- a CDS encoding hybrid sensor histidine kinase/response regulator transcription factor — protein sequence MKRKLYITLLGLLSTIMTAAVPYCDVRKFSITDGLAANTISDLKQGKDNLMWFSTWNGLSFYDGYKFHTFRDNPDDIDILPTNRILKIEPSYTNNVWCITYDHQLYVYDTHLCQFRPLGKRINEMFNIDMRVNQVYSLKNGTTWITAENGITVRTTGDSYDKLNIELIKVGEKGLRSKNVWYIHQDTHGREWVFTDKGACIYHSKFPSKLPFKWIRWVGEDVFLATEDGKLAKYDLQNRLTMIPMPEGVTRINELKNTGYQLLMATNLGIVIYNPRTFKFDIINVQSPSQPLSEVKKIYTDDFGMVWAFTDGIGVTLVNTKTGQKQWLFADQDDPMDRTTCESNFITQDENKTLWVIPRGGTFSYFDRKAGKLVPYLLRSNSSCNYRIPKITKYELSDQGILWVTGSHDLTQIIFKNHPYIINKLDVGEDEVHSVNASPDGHIWAGYYNGIIQVLNASYQSIGYLSPSGQIVPQQVNFAEKGIMSIHFDIKGRAWIGTNGNGVYLIDKMQVRHFVYDANNPSSLPFDKIQDIVADRTGRIWIGTYGGGIALVKEAADGSISFISKRNGLPWEKQNYNCIRRICCTTTGTILVGTTDGLITFSDAFTNARKINYHKTYYIPNDTTSLAANDINNIIEHTSGKMYISQQGGFMEEIVSKSLLQDNLKMQYFRAIDVNEGIVQGMVEDNQGRIWVIRESSIDCVNPKTGQCNVFGPNDFDFNMSFSQSRPYHDPASNNISVGTPMGLITFNPATLKKSNYQPKVIFCSLHYSGEKESEPILHKDKVVIPANKRNLTITFASLDYQRKYQTRYLYRIDGYTAPGEWISNGSSNVIGFNRINHGDYVLKVKATNSHGVWSKYVAELPIEVRPTFWESIWGKFLMLILFFGIVGAIFYTYNQRQRENVTHEMSVMKNEFYNDAANRLRTPLTLIGAPVKTVLDTEPGITRKGKELLKMVADNANEMLVMLDKVQRYGNKTDFRTNSGLSEEDYDLSEGEKENGQIDDRNASDYLEEVNKQKEEKDEEAERPEEMGKEQKEAKVETELKNQTVLVVEDNADLRKFLYSILSPTYNVLLAENGKAGLVMARKETPDFILTDITMPVMDGLSMIHEIKQDTTLSNIPVMILSAKASVENQQRGFDEGVDSYITKPFSTPYLLGRIEAILTQRRNIQLDVIRKLKETGDKDAIAALRILPAAAPLPALNQAETSAENKAVDPNSELAFMAAQIQDRTMMRVFRFVVANSGNPELKIDDISNEIGMSRSVLYNKVKATTGMTPVDFVRHIRIKKACEMLRNTDDTLTSIAFAVGFTDPKYFSKVFKKETGIVPTEYRNRTQG from the coding sequence ATGAAAAGAAAATTATATATCACCCTATTAGGACTGCTCTCTACCATCATGACAGCAGCTGTACCCTACTGCGATGTGAGAAAATTCTCTATCACAGACGGACTCGCTGCCAATACCATCTCAGACCTCAAACAAGGTAAAGACAATCTCATGTGGTTCAGTACATGGAACGGACTGTCGTTCTATGACGGCTACAAGTTTCATACTTTCAGAGACAACCCCGATGATATTGACATTCTGCCAACCAACCGTATACTGAAAATAGAACCATCCTATACCAACAACGTGTGGTGTATCACATACGACCACCAGCTCTACGTATACGATACCCATTTATGTCAGTTTAGACCATTGGGAAAAAGAATAAACGAAATGTTCAATATAGACATGCGCGTGAACCAAGTATATTCATTGAAAAACGGGACTACATGGATTACAGCTGAAAATGGAATAACTGTTAGAACAACAGGAGATTCTTATGACAAGCTTAACATAGAACTCATCAAAGTAGGAGAAAAGGGACTCAGAAGCAAAAATGTATGGTACATCCATCAGGATACACATGGAAGAGAATGGGTGTTTACCGACAAAGGCGCATGCATATATCATTCGAAATTTCCAAGCAAGCTGCCTTTCAAATGGATCAGATGGGTGGGAGAAGACGTATTTCTGGCAACAGAAGACGGCAAACTGGCAAAATATGACCTGCAGAACCGACTCACCATGATACCGATGCCGGAAGGAGTAACCCGTATCAACGAACTGAAGAATACAGGTTACCAGCTTCTGATGGCAACCAACCTGGGTATAGTAATCTACAACCCGCGCACCTTTAAGTTTGATATCATTAACGTACAGAGCCCGAGTCAGCCTCTGTCAGAAGTAAAGAAGATTTATACCGATGATTTCGGTATGGTATGGGCATTTACAGACGGTATAGGAGTAACCCTCGTCAACACGAAGACCGGACAGAAGCAGTGGCTCTTTGCCGACCAAGACGACCCGATGGACCGCACAACCTGCGAAAGCAATTTCATAACACAAGACGAAAACAAGACCCTCTGGGTAATACCAAGGGGAGGAACCTTCAGTTATTTTGACCGCAAGGCAGGAAAACTGGTGCCTTATCTGCTGAGAAGCAATTCATCGTGCAACTATCGCATACCGAAGATTACGAAATATGAACTCTCTGACCAGGGAATACTCTGGGTAACAGGCTCTCACGACCTGACACAGATTATCTTCAAAAACCATCCTTACATCATCAACAAGCTGGATGTGGGCGAAGACGAAGTGCATTCGGTAAATGCATCACCAGACGGACATATCTGGGCTGGTTATTACAATGGTATAATCCAGGTGCTCAACGCATCCTACCAAAGTATCGGCTACCTGTCGCCAAGCGGACAGATTGTGCCACAGCAGGTAAACTTCGCCGAGAAGGGCATCATGTCTATCCACTTTGATATCAAGGGAAGAGCATGGATAGGAACCAACGGAAATGGTGTCTATCTGATAGATAAAATGCAGGTAAGACACTTTGTTTATGATGCCAACAACCCGTCATCGCTGCCGTTTGACAAGATACAAGACATTGTAGCCGACCGCACCGGACGCATCTGGATAGGTACCTATGGTGGCGGTATTGCCCTGGTAAAAGAGGCGGCAGACGGCAGTATCAGCTTCATCAGTAAACGGAACGGACTGCCTTGGGAGAAGCAGAACTACAATTGCATACGTCGCATCTGCTGCACCACTACGGGAACCATTCTCGTAGGAACTACAGATGGTCTCATCACTTTCAGTGATGCCTTTACAAACGCAAGAAAAATCAATTACCACAAGACCTACTACATACCGAACGATACAACAAGTCTGGCTGCAAACGATATAAACAATATCATAGAGCACACCAGCGGCAAGATGTATATCTCGCAACAGGGCGGTTTTATGGAAGAGATTGTGAGCAAATCGCTCCTGCAAGACAACCTGAAAATGCAATACTTCCGTGCCATCGATGTTAACGAAGGCATCGTACAGGGCATGGTAGAAGACAACCAGGGAAGAATCTGGGTAATCAGAGAATCGAGTATCGACTGCGTAAACCCGAAAACGGGCCAGTGCAACGTGTTCGGACCTAACGATTTCGACTTCAACATGTCGTTCTCGCAAAGCCGTCCTTACCACGATCCGGCAAGCAACAACATCTCGGTAGGTACCCCGATGGGACTGATCACCTTTAATCCGGCTACGCTGAAGAAGAGCAACTACCAGCCTAAAGTCATCTTCTGTTCCCTCCACTATAGCGGAGAGAAAGAGTCGGAACCTATTCTGCACAAGGATAAAGTGGTGATACCTGCCAACAAGCGAAATCTGACCATCACCTTCGCATCTCTCGACTATCAGCGTAAGTATCAGACCAGATACCTCTATCGCATAGATGGTTATACAGCTCCAGGCGAGTGGATATCGAACGGAAGCAGCAATGTCATCGGCTTCAACCGTATCAATCATGGAGATTACGTACTCAAGGTGAAAGCCACCAACTCTCACGGTGTATGGAGCAAGTATGTGGCAGAACTGCCTATCGAAGTGCGCCCTACCTTCTGGGAAAGCATCTGGGGCAAATTTCTGATGCTGATTCTGTTCTTCGGTATCGTAGGCGCAATCTTCTATACCTACAACCAGCGCCAGCGCGAGAACGTAACCCACGAGATGAGCGTGATGAAGAACGAGTTCTACAACGATGCTGCCAACCGTCTGAGAACCCCTCTAACACTCATCGGAGCCCCGGTAAAAACCGTTTTGGATACCGAACCGGGTATCACCCGAAAGGGCAAGGAACTGCTGAAAATGGTGGCAGACAATGCCAACGAGATGCTGGTAATGCTGGACAAGGTTCAGAGATATGGCAACAAGACAGACTTCCGTACGAACAGCGGTCTGAGCGAGGAAGATTATGACCTGTCAGAAGGGGAGAAAGAGAACGGACAGATTGACGACCGCAATGCATCCGACTATCTGGAAGAAGTAAATAAACAGAAAGAAGAAAAGGATGAAGAGGCTGAACGACCGGAAGAAATGGGCAAGGAACAGAAAGAAGCAAAGGTAGAAACGGAACTGAAAAACCAGACTGTACTGGTAGTTGAAGACAATGCCGACCTGCGCAAGTTCCTCTACAGTATCCTCTCGCCTACCTATAACGTGCTGCTCGCAGAGAACGGAAAGGCTGGCTTGGTGATGGCGCGCAAGGAGACGCCCGACTTTATCCTTACAGACATTACCATGCCTGTGATGGATGGTTTGTCGATGATTCACGAGATCAAGCAGGATACCACCCTCAGCAACATCCCAGTGATGATTCTCTCGGCCAAGGCAAGCGTAGAAAATCAGCAGCGAGGCTTTGATGAAGGTGTTGATTCCTATATCACCAAGCCATTCTCTACCCCTTATCTGCTCGGCCGAATAGAGGCTATCCTCACCCAGCGCCGCAACATTCAGTTGGATGTCATCAGAAAACTGAAGGAAACTGGCGATAAAGATGCCATAGCAGCCCTGCGAATACTGCCTGCAGCAGCTCCTCTGCCTGCTCTTAACCAGGCTGAAACTAGTGCCGAGAACAAAGCGGTAGACCCCAACAGCGAGCTGGCATTTATGGCGGCACAGATTCAAGACAGAACCATGATGCGTGTCTTCAGGTTTGTTGTTGCCAATTCAGGCAATCCGGAACTCAAGATAGATGATATCTCGAACGAAATCGGTATGAGCCGAAGCGTACTATATAATAAGGTGAAAGCAACAACCGGAATGACACCGGTTGACTTCGTTCGCCATATACGTATCAAGAAGGCATGCGAGATGTTGCGCAATACAGACGATACACTGACCAGTATCGCCTTCGCAGTAGGTTTCACCGACCCTAAGTATTTCTCGAAGGTATTCAAGAAAGAAACGGGTATCGTGCCTACTGAATACAGAAACAGAACGCAGGGATAG
- a CDS encoding glutathione peroxidase, giving the protein MRTVYEFSVKDRKGKDVSLKEYANEVLLIVNTATKCGFTPQYEELEKLYETYHSQGFEILDFPCNQFGQQAPGTDESIHQFCKLTYGTEFQRYKKIKVNGDDAAPLFKFLKECKGFAGWDESHPLYPVLDKMLSEADPNYKESADIKWNFTKFLVNKKGQVVARFEPTTSFDVIAKAIEEWLNS; this is encoded by the coding sequence ATGAGAACTGTTTACGAATTTTCTGTTAAAGACAGAAAGGGAAAGGATGTTTCCCTCAAGGAGTATGCCAACGAAGTGCTGCTCATCGTTAACACCGCTACAAAGTGTGGTTTCACCCCTCAGTATGAGGAACTGGAGAAACTTTATGAGACCTATCATTCTCAAGGTTTCGAAATACTTGATTTTCCTTGCAACCAGTTTGGTCAGCAAGCCCCTGGTACAGATGAAAGCATTCATCAGTTCTGCAAGCTTACATACGGCACAGAGTTCCAGCGCTACAAGAAGATCAAGGTAAACGGAGACGATGCTGCCCCTCTCTTCAAATTTCTGAAAGAATGTAAGGGCTTTGCTGGTTGGGACGAGAGCCACCCTCTCTACCCTGTTCTCGACAAGATGTTGAGCGAGGCTGATCCTAACTACAAGGAGAGTGCCGACATCAAGTGGAACTTCACCAAGTTCCTCGTTAACAAGAAGGGTCAGGTTGTAGCCCGCTTCGAGCCTACCACAAGCTTCGATGTCATCGCTAAGGCTATCGAAGAGTGGTTGAACTCCTAA
- a CDS encoding TrpB-like pyridoxal phosphate-dependent enzyme: MRQKKYILSEQELPTLWYNIQADMPNKPLPPLNPQTHQPMNADDLSHVFNKECSKQELDTEHAWIDIPEDVLEKYTFYRSTPLVRAYALEEALGTPAHIYFKNESINPLGSHKINSAIPQCYYCKQEGDTNVTTETGAGQWGAALSYAAKLYGLEAAVYQVKITMQQKPYRSSIMRTFGATVEGSPSMSTRAGKNIITRDPHHPGSLGTAISEAVELATTTPGCKYTLGSVLNHVALHQTVIGLEAEKQMAMAGEYPDQVIACFGGGSNFGGIAFPFLRHNFTGERHTEFIAAEPESCPKLTRGKFEYDFGDEAGYTPLLPMFTLGHDFKPANIHAGGLRYHGAGMIISQLLKDGYLHGVDIPQLESFKSGMLFAQTEGIIPAPESCHAIAATIREALKAKEEGKKKVILFCLSGHGLIDMPSYDSFINGDLRDYSVSDEEIQHFLKDVPKVD; encoded by the coding sequence ATGAGACAGAAAAAGTACATCTTAAGCGAGCAGGAACTTCCTACTCTGTGGTACAACATTCAGGCAGATATGCCTAACAAGCCATTGCCACCGTTGAACCCTCAGACACACCAGCCAATGAATGCTGATGATTTGTCACACGTATTTAATAAGGAGTGCTCAAAGCAGGAACTTGATACAGAGCACGCTTGGATTGATATTCCGGAAGATGTGCTGGAGAAGTACACCTTCTACCGTTCAACCCCTCTTGTACGTGCTTACGCCCTTGAGGAGGCACTCGGTACTCCGGCGCATATTTATTTCAAGAATGAGAGTATCAATCCGTTAGGCTCTCATAAAATCAATTCAGCCATTCCTCAGTGCTACTACTGTAAGCAGGAGGGTGATACCAATGTCACTACAGAGACTGGTGCAGGCCAGTGGGGTGCAGCCCTCTCTTATGCAGCAAAACTCTACGGCCTGGAGGCAGCAGTTTATCAGGTAAAGATTACCATGCAGCAGAAACCATACCGTTCCAGTATCATGCGTACGTTTGGAGCCACTGTAGAGGGTTCTCCTTCCATGAGTACACGCGCAGGTAAGAACATTATCACACGTGATCCTCATCATCCTGGTTCGCTCGGTACTGCCATCAGTGAGGCTGTTGAGCTGGCTACAACCACACCGGGCTGTAAGTATACGCTGGGTTCTGTGCTCAATCATGTGGCACTTCACCAGACCGTCATCGGTCTAGAGGCAGAGAAGCAGATGGCGATGGCAGGTGAGTATCCTGATCAGGTGATTGCTTGTTTCGGTGGTGGTAGTAACTTTGGTGGTATTGCCTTCCCATTCCTCCGTCACAACTTCACAGGCGAGCGCCATACTGAGTTTATAGCTGCAGAGCCGGAGAGCTGTCCTAAGCTGACTCGCGGTAAGTTCGAGTATGATTTCGGTGATGAGGCAGGTTACACTCCATTGCTGCCAATGTTTACTCTAGGTCATGATTTCAAGCCTGCCAACATTCATGCAGGTGGTCTCCGTTATCATGGTGCTGGTATGATTATCTCCCAACTTCTGAAGGATGGTTATCTGCATGGTGTAGATATCCCTCAGCTAGAGTCATTCAAGTCAGGTATGCTCTTCGCTCAGACCGAGGGTATCATTCCTGCTCCAGAGAGCTGTCATGCGATTGCAGCCACTATACGTGAGGCTCTGAAGGCTAAGGAAGAGGGCAAGAAGAAGGTTATCCTGTTCTGTCTCTCAGGTCATGGTCTTATCGATATGCCGTCTTACGATAGCTTTATCAATGGCGATTTGCGCGATTATTCTGTGAGTGATGAAGAAATCCAGCACTTCCTCAAGGATGTGCCAAAGGTTGACTAA